One window of the Chryseobacterium sp. CY350 genome contains the following:
- a CDS encoding lipopolysaccharide biosynthesis protein has protein sequence MYKKLFGQTAVYGLSSVLVRIFPFLIAPIVTKAFGPSASSPFVDWYSIAGVITVFLTHGMETSFFRFAQEGDIDKKTLVSTTALSILGIGFIYLILGYTFRQDLANAFETPDQVNYLVIFLFILSFDAFSTIPSAVLRLEGKPVLYTISKVAGSLVYYFLIVFFIKWLPHYPNGILGLKYDPEIGVGYVFIANLVQSIITLAIVGKEFVNFSFRKFDFALWKRIMNYSWPVMVAGLAGVINQTLDRQFLKFLLPKEEAKHQIGVYGGVYKIATFITVFRQAYQLGIEPYFFSSFKDKSNHKTYSVLMDVFVICNCLIYIGLMVNLQWISEEYLGNPLYFEGIEIIPFVMLGALFLGIYLNLSIWYKLSDQTRVGLYISLIGAAITIFINFTFIPEYGYWASAFAALITYTSMMVISYIWGKVQYPIHYNIKKIAVYLVLSIAISMISFYCFRHNYLIGNGMFILFIAFLVYNERTMINKILRKS, from the coding sequence TTGTACAAGAAATTATTTGGGCAAACCGCTGTTTACGGACTAAGTTCGGTTCTGGTGAGGATTTTTCCTTTCCTTATTGCACCAATTGTTACCAAAGCTTTCGGGCCGTCTGCATCTTCACCTTTTGTAGACTGGTACTCTATTGCAGGAGTTATTACCGTTTTCCTTACCCACGGAATGGAAACTTCTTTTTTCCGTTTTGCGCAGGAAGGCGATATCGATAAAAAAACTTTGGTCTCCACTACTGCATTGAGTATTTTGGGAATCGGTTTTATCTATCTAATTTTAGGATATACTTTCAGACAAGATCTCGCCAACGCATTCGAAACGCCGGATCAGGTCAACTATCTTGTCATTTTTCTTTTTATTCTTTCGTTTGATGCCTTTTCTACGATTCCATCTGCGGTTTTACGTCTTGAAGGAAAACCGGTTTTATATACCATTTCAAAAGTCGCAGGATCATTGGTTTATTACTTTCTGATTGTTTTTTTCATCAAATGGCTTCCGCATTATCCAAATGGTATTTTAGGTTTAAAATATGATCCTGAAATTGGTGTAGGATACGTTTTCATTGCCAATTTAGTTCAGAGTATCATTACGTTAGCCATTGTAGGGAAAGAATTTGTAAACTTCAGTTTCAGAAAGTTTGATTTTGCCCTTTGGAAAAGAATTATGAATTATTCCTGGCCGGTGATGGTTGCAGGATTGGCAGGAGTTATCAATCAGACCTTAGATCGGCAGTTTCTTAAATTTCTCCTTCCAAAAGAAGAAGCCAAACATCAAATTGGTGTTTACGGAGGTGTTTATAAGATCGCGACCTTTATCACGGTGTTCCGCCAGGCTTATCAACTGGGAATTGAACCTTATTTTTTTTCGAGTTTTAAAGATAAAAGTAATCACAAAACATATTCTGTCTTAATGGACGTTTTTGTCATTTGCAACTGTTTGATCTATATAGGGTTAATGGTCAATCTACAATGGATTTCTGAAGAATATTTAGGAAACCCACTTTATTTTGAAGGAATCGAAATTATTCCTTTTGTAATGCTCGGAGCTTTATTTTTAGGAATTTATTTAAATCTTTCAATCTGGTATAAATTATCAGACCAGACAAGAGTCGGATTATACATTTCATTAATAGGAGCAGCGATTACGATATTCATCAACTTTACTTTTATCCCGGAATACGGATATTGGGCGAGTGCTTTTGCAGCATTAATTACTTACACAAGTATGATGGTGATTTCTTACATTTGGGGGAAAGTGCAGTATCCTATTCATTATAACATAAAAAAAATAGCAGTATATTTAGTTTTGTCCATAGCGATATCAATGATTTCATTCTATTGTTTTAGGCATAATTATTTAATAGGCAACGGAATGTTCATCTTATTCATCGCGTTTTTAGTGTATAATGAGCGCACGATGATTAATAAAATTCTGAGAAAATCATAA
- a CDS encoding dihydroorotase produces the protein MKILIKNVKIVNEGQIIESDILIENDLISKIDSGISEEADQIIEGSGKYLLPGVIDDQVHFRDPGLTHKGDIETESKAAIAGGITSFIDQPNTVPNAVTQDLLADKYEIGSQKAYANYGFMMGGTNDNLEEVLKTNPRNVPGIKLFLGSSTGNMLVDNPETLENIFSNTKMLIAVHCEDEATIKANTQKYLDQYGEDIPVKFHHLIRSEEACYKSSSKAVELAKKTGARLHVFHLSTAKEMELFRNDIPLKDKKITAEVCVHHLTFTNEDYDTKGGLIKWNPAVKTQKDKDGLWEALLDDRIDVIATDHAPHTWEEKQNVYTKCPSGAPLVQHSLVVMLENYINGKISLEKIVEKMAHNPAILFRVEKRGFVREGYKADLVLVDLNESWTVAKENILYKCGWSPLEGMNFHAKVTHTFVNGNLVYDNGKINDEKFGERLLFEVQE, from the coding sequence ATGAAAATTCTTATAAAAAACGTAAAAATCGTCAACGAAGGACAAATTATTGAAAGTGATATTCTCATTGAAAATGATTTGATTTCTAAAATTGATTCCGGAATTTCTGAAGAAGCAGATCAGATTATTGAAGGTTCTGGAAAATATCTTTTACCGGGAGTGATTGATGATCAGGTGCATTTTCGTGATCCGGGACTGACGCATAAAGGCGATATAGAAACCGAATCTAAAGCCGCAATTGCTGGTGGAATTACAAGTTTTATTGATCAGCCTAACACCGTTCCGAATGCAGTGACGCAAGATTTATTAGCCGATAAATATGAAATTGGTTCTCAAAAAGCATATGCCAATTACGGTTTTATGATGGGTGGAACGAATGATAATCTTGAAGAAGTTTTAAAGACAAATCCACGAAATGTCCCCGGTATAAAATTATTTCTAGGCTCTTCTACAGGAAATATGCTGGTTGACAATCCTGAAACTTTAGAAAATATTTTCAGCAATACAAAAATGCTGATTGCCGTTCATTGCGAAGATGAAGCAACCATTAAAGCAAATACTCAAAAATATTTAGATCAATATGGTGAAGATATTCCTGTGAAATTTCATCATTTAATAAGGAGTGAAGAAGCTTGTTATAAATCTTCTTCTAAGGCGGTGGAATTAGCGAAGAAAACAGGAGCGAGACTGCACGTTTTCCATTTGTCAACAGCAAAAGAAATGGAACTTTTCAGAAATGATATTCCTTTAAAAGATAAAAAAATTACAGCTGAAGTTTGTGTACATCACCTCACTTTTACGAATGAAGATTACGATACAAAAGGTGGATTGATCAAATGGAATCCTGCCGTAAAAACACAAAAAGACAAAGACGGACTTTGGGAAGCACTTCTTGATGATAGAATTGATGTAATTGCGACAGATCACGCGCCTCACACGTGGGAAGAAAAACAGAACGTGTATACAAAATGTCCATCAGGAGCGCCTTTGGTTCAGCATTCTTTGGTGGTGATGTTGGAAAATTATATTAACGGAAAAATTTCTTTAGAAAAAATCGTAGAGAAAATGGCTCATAATCCTGCGATTCTTTTCAGAGTAGAAAAAAGAGGTTTTGTGAGAGAAGGTTATAAAGCAGATTTGGTTTTGGTTGATTTAAATGAAAGCTGGACGGTTGCCAAAGAAAATATTCTGTACAAATGCGGTTGGAGTCCGCTTGAAGGAATGAATTTCCATGCTAAAGTGACCCACACTTTCGTAAATGGAAATCTGGTTTACGACAACGGAAAAATTAATGACGAAAAATTCGGAGAGCGTTTGCTTTTTGAAGTTCAGGAATAA
- a CDS encoding FMN-dependent NADH-azoreductase, translating into MKQILHIISSPRAEASASRKLGKSVLEKVQEKYPDSTVKERDLSKNLVPLLEDVHINSFFTPAENRSPEQEKINEYSEGLIAELQEANIIIIESPMYNFSVPATLRAYFDYTSRAGYTFQYSEKGPEGLLKNKKLYIAFSSGNIYSKGPYQVYDSNVPYVKNVFSFYGVTDVTVFRAEGLSIPGIMENSLENAIESILID; encoded by the coding sequence ATGAAACAAATTTTGCATATCATCTCAAGTCCGAGAGCAGAAGCATCCGCAAGCAGAAAATTAGGAAAAAGTGTACTAGAAAAAGTTCAGGAAAAATATCCTGACAGTACGGTAAAAGAACGTGACCTTTCAAAAAACCTTGTTCCTCTTTTGGAAGATGTTCACATCAATTCTTTTTTCACTCCGGCAGAAAACCGCTCGCCCGAACAGGAAAAAATTAATGAATATTCTGAAGGACTTATTGCAGAATTGCAGGAAGCTAACATTATAATTATTGAATCTCCGATGTACAATTTTTCGGTACCTGCAACACTTCGAGCGTATTTTGATTACACCTCAAGAGCAGGATATACTTTTCAATATAGCGAAAAAGGCCCTGAAGGATTGCTGAAAAACAAGAAATTATATATTGCTTTTTCTTCGGGGAACATTTATTCTAAAGGTCCTTATCAGGTTTATGATTCTAATGTTCCTTATGTAAAAAATGTTTTTAGTTTCTATGGAGTTACAGATGTTACCGTTTTTCGTGCAGAAGGTTTGTCAATTCCGGGAATTATGGAAAACTCTTTAGAAAATGCTATTGAAAGTATTTTGATTGATTAA
- a CDS encoding winged helix-turn-helix transcriptional regulator, giving the protein MRFNELQRIVTGISARVLSNELKDLELNGFVKRIVHSEQTPVVVEYISTDYSKTLKNVIMSLSEWGITHKRNIREDVF; this is encoded by the coding sequence ATTCGATTCAATGAGCTTCAACGAATCGTTACCGGAATATCTGCAAGAGTACTTTCGAATGAATTGAAAGATCTGGAATTAAATGGTTTTGTCAAAAGAATTGTGCACTCAGAGCAAACTCCGGTTGTTGTAGAATATATTTCGACCGATTATAGTAAAACTCTGAAAAATGTAATCATGTCGCTCTCTGAATGGGGTATAACGCACAAACGCAATATCAGGGAAGATGTTTTTTAA
- a CDS encoding GH92 family glycosyl hydrolase — protein sequence MKNSGISFFLIALFFSLNVQAQQFEKLIQYVNPLIGTEKMGHTYPGATAPFGAVQLSPETDTISYELNGKYNGEVYKYCAGYRYEDKTIVGFSSTHFSGTGHSDLGDFLVMPTVGKLQLNPGTAANPGSGYRSRFSHQNEKAEAGYYRVKLDDHNILAELTATTRVGVHRYTFPKSDQAHIILDLMAGIYNYDGKNVWTYVRVENGNTVTGYRQTNGWARTRTVYFAMKFSKSFKSYGQKNFDEKKVYNGFWRKFDQTKNFPEIAGKNLKMYFDFDTNENEAIEVKLAISPVSQANALENLEKETANLSFDQIKAQTQKIWNKELNKILIKSSETEKTNFYTAMYHTFISPTIYTDSNGEYKGLDQNTHQAEGFTNYTTFSIWDTYRALHPFFNIIQPKRNNDMVKSMMAHYNQFSMKMLPIWSHYANDNWCMSGYHSVSVVADAIIKGNYDGDTKAALLACVETANKRDYEGIGFYIDKGYIPTEKSGTSVSNTLEYAYDDWAIAQLAKHLGETEIYNQFIKRSENWKNNFDKTIGFMRPRLADGSFKKDFNALSTHGQGFIEGNSWNYSFFVPQNPDELMKMMGGKKKFASKLDELFTMHLPDEFFADTEDITREGIIGGYVHGNEPAHHVAYFYNWAGQPGKTQAQIRRILEMQYKATPDGLGGNDDAGQMSAWYILSSLGFYPVAPGSENYAIGSPAIDNAVLNLENGKTFEIKAINQSPKNVYVQKILLNGKEIKNFTLKHSEIMNGGKLSFYMSSKPNK from the coding sequence ATGAAAAATTCGGGAATTTCATTTTTTCTTATTGCATTGTTTTTTAGTTTAAATGTTCAAGCTCAACAATTTGAGAAATTAATACAATACGTCAATCCGTTGATCGGAACCGAAAAAATGGGACACACTTATCCCGGAGCAACAGCACCTTTCGGAGCCGTTCAGCTAAGTCCGGAAACCGATACGATTTCCTACGAACTCAACGGAAAATACAATGGTGAAGTTTATAAATATTGTGCAGGTTACCGATACGAAGACAAAACGATTGTAGGTTTCAGCTCTACCCATTTTAGCGGAACAGGACATTCTGATTTAGGAGATTTTCTCGTAATGCCGACTGTCGGAAAATTACAATTGAATCCCGGAACGGCAGCAAATCCCGGAAGTGGTTACAGAAGCAGATTCTCTCATCAAAACGAAAAAGCTGAAGCCGGATATTACAGAGTTAAATTGGATGATCACAATATTTTAGCTGAATTAACCGCAACAACAAGAGTCGGAGTTCATCGATATACTTTTCCAAAATCTGATCAGGCTCATATTATTTTAGATTTGATGGCGGGAATTTACAATTATGACGGTAAAAATGTATGGACATATGTTCGTGTGGAAAACGGAAATACTGTTACAGGCTATCGACAAACCAACGGTTGGGCAAGAACCAGAACGGTTTATTTTGCGATGAAATTTTCAAAGTCGTTTAAATCGTACGGTCAGAAAAATTTTGATGAAAAAAAGGTTTATAACGGCTTTTGGAGAAAATTTGATCAGACGAAAAACTTTCCCGAAATCGCTGGAAAAAATCTGAAAATGTACTTTGATTTTGATACGAATGAAAATGAGGCGATCGAAGTTAAATTGGCAATTTCACCTGTAAGTCAAGCTAATGCCTTAGAAAATTTAGAAAAAGAAACTGCAAATTTATCTTTCGATCAAATCAAAGCACAAACACAGAAAATCTGGAATAAAGAATTAAATAAGATCCTCATTAAAAGTTCTGAAACTGAAAAAACGAACTTTTATACGGCAATGTATCATACTTTTATAAGCCCCACAATTTACACAGATAGTAACGGAGAATACAAAGGTTTAGATCAAAACACTCATCAAGCAGAAGGTTTTACAAATTACACAACGTTCTCAATTTGGGACACTTATCGTGCGCTTCATCCATTTTTCAACATCATTCAGCCTAAGAGAAATAATGATATGGTGAAATCGATGATGGCTCATTACAATCAGTTTTCAATGAAAATGTTGCCGATTTGGTCGCACTACGCAAACGATAATTGGTGCATGAGCGGTTATCACAGCGTAAGTGTAGTGGCTGATGCAATTATTAAAGGAAATTATGACGGCGACACAAAAGCTGCATTGTTAGCTTGTGTGGAAACTGCCAACAAAAGAGATTACGAAGGAATCGGTTTTTATATCGATAAGGGTTACATTCCGACGGAAAAAAGCGGAACTTCGGTTTCCAATACGTTGGAATATGCTTATGACGATTGGGCAATTGCTCAGTTGGCAAAACATTTGGGTGAAACAGAGATTTATAATCAATTCATCAAACGTTCTGAAAACTGGAAGAACAATTTTGATAAAACGATCGGATTTATGCGACCTCGTTTGGCGGACGGAAGTTTTAAAAAAGACTTTAATGCTTTGAGCACGCACGGACAAGGTTTTATTGAAGGAAATTCCTGGAACTACAGTTTTTTTGTTCCCCAAAACCCGGATGAATTAATGAAAATGATGGGCGGGAAGAAAAAATTCGCTTCAAAACTTGATGAATTGTTCACGATGCATTTGCCTGATGAGTTTTTTGCAGATACAGAAGACATTACAAGAGAAGGAATTATCGGCGGATATGTTCATGGAAACGAGCCGGCGCATCACGTTGCCTATTTCTACAATTGGGCAGGTCAACCGGGGAAGACCCAGGCGCAAATCAGACGGATTTTAGAAATGCAATACAAAGCAACACCCGATGGATTGGGCGGAAATGACGATGCGGGACAAATGAGTGCGTGGTATATTTTGAGTTCGCTTGGTTTTTATCCTGTTGCTCCGGGATCGGAAAATTATGCAATTGGAAGTCCGGCAATTGACAATGCTGTTTTAAATTTGGAAAACGGAAAAACATTTGAAATTAAAGCCATCAATCAAAGTCCGAAAAATGTTTATGTTCAAAAAATTCTTTTGAATGGTAAGGAAATTAAGAACTTTACATTGAAACATTCTGAGATTATGAACGGTGGAAAATTGAGTTTTTATATGAGTTCTAAGCCAAATAAATAG
- a CDS encoding response regulator transcription factor, with amino-acid sequence MEKSKILYAEDDKTIAFLIEDSLEAYYEIEHFGDGKSALEAFNSKDFDICLLDIMMPEMNGFDLAEQIRSKNSEIPIIFISAKALKEDRIKGLKIGADDYLVKPFSIEELILKIEIFLKRSKKTESSAPKYTVGKYNFDPKNYTLQNSEKTVTLTQRESELLLYFIRHKNSVLKRQDILKAIWGDDDYFMGRSLDVFISRLRKVLATEENIVIENIHGIGFRFSEK; translated from the coding sequence ATGGAAAAATCTAAAATTTTATACGCCGAAGACGACAAAACCATTGCTTTTCTGATCGAGGACAGCTTAGAAGCGTATTATGAAATTGAACATTTCGGAGACGGAAAATCAGCACTTGAAGCCTTCAATTCTAAAGATTTCGACATTTGTCTTTTAGATATTATGATGCCCGAAATGAACGGTTTTGATCTTGCCGAACAAATCCGGAGTAAAAACTCAGAAATTCCGATCATTTTTATTTCTGCCAAAGCCTTAAAAGAAGACAGAATAAAAGGTTTAAAAATTGGAGCTGATGATTATCTGGTAAAACCTTTCAGCATCGAAGAATTGATTTTAAAAATTGAAATTTTCCTGAAACGTTCAAAGAAAACAGAGTCTTCAGCACCAAAATATACGGTCGGTAAATATAATTTCGATCCAAAAAATTACACCTTACAAAATTCAGAAAAGACGGTTACCCTTACCCAGAGGGAATCTGAATTGCTTTTATATTTCATCCGTCACAAAAATTCTGTCTTAAAGAGACAGGATATTTTGAAAGCTATCTGGGGCGATGATGATTATTTTATGGGAAGAAGTCTGGATGTTTTTATTTCAAGATTGCGAAAAGTGCTTGCAACTGAGGAAAATATCGTCATCGAAAATATCCACGGAATTGGTTTTCGGTTTTCTGAAAAATAA
- a CDS encoding sensor histidine kinase has translation MEIKKLNIIITLGLVAIIGILIAQLLWTKQAYNLEDRKFNQKVNIALMEVVDKMSEGKTSFTENPVQIVANDYYVVNINNEFHPAVLEHYLKTEFTRFQINTDYVYALYNCHSDQMVYGKYMSSHQEEPSEKVIQFPKHKNLTYYFSIRFPDKTTYLISSLRFWYLLTFALIIILLVYVYSIYTIIQQKKFSELQRDFINNMTHEFKTPLSSILLATEALNKQHVVQENTKLQTYTSIIIKQSNKLNNHIEKILNIAKNDSSGLSLKTEKITLFPFIQEIAETMQLKNENLKITLLIDNNTSVVADKFHFTNIIHNILDNSIKYCETKPNILISSDKDSKGLYLKFKDNGMGIPAKNIPYIFDKFYRVNTKKSEEVTGFGLGLFYVKKIVQQHHWKISVENNKDEGITTTLFFPF, from the coding sequence ATGGAAATAAAAAAACTCAATATCATCATCACGCTTGGCCTTGTCGCAATTATCGGGATATTGATCGCTCAGCTTTTGTGGACCAAACAGGCTTATAATCTTGAGGATAGAAAGTTTAACCAAAAAGTAAATATTGCGTTGATGGAGGTTGTCGACAAAATGTCTGAAGGCAAAACCTCTTTTACAGAAAATCCTGTACAGATTGTCGCGAATGATTATTACGTTGTCAATATCAATAACGAATTTCATCCCGCAGTTCTTGAGCATTACCTAAAAACAGAATTTACGAGATTTCAAATTAATACAGATTATGTTTATGCTTTGTACAATTGCCATAGCGATCAGATGGTTTACGGAAAATACATGAGCAGCCATCAGGAAGAACCTAGTGAGAAGGTGATTCAGTTTCCTAAACATAAAAATCTGACTTATTATTTTTCCATACGTTTTCCTGATAAAACCACTTACCTGATCAGCTCACTGCGTTTCTGGTATCTGCTCACGTTTGCGCTCATCATTATTTTGCTTGTGTATGTTTATTCAATTTACACGATTATCCAGCAAAAGAAATTCTCTGAACTGCAAAGGGATTTTATTAATAATATGACGCACGAGTTCAAAACTCCGCTTTCGTCAATACTTTTAGCGACAGAAGCACTTAATAAACAACACGTTGTACAAGAGAATACCAAACTTCAAACGTATACATCAATTATCATCAAACAAAGCAATAAGCTGAACAACCATATTGAGAAAATATTGAATATTGCTAAAAACGATTCTTCAGGACTTTCACTTAAAACTGAAAAAATCACGCTCTTTCCATTCATTCAGGAAATTGCAGAAACAATGCAGCTGAAAAATGAGAATCTCAAAATTACTTTACTTATCGACAATAATACTTCTGTTGTCGCAGACAAATTTCACTTTACCAACATCATCCATAATATTTTAGATAATTCCATTAAATATTGCGAGACAAAACCTAATATTTTAATTTCGTCTGACAAAGATTCAAAAGGTTTATATTTAAAGTTTAAAGACAACGGTATGGGAATTCCAGCCAAGAATATTCCTTATATCTTTGATAAATTTTACAGAGTAAATACAAAAAAAAGTGAGGAAGTTACCGGTTTTGGACTTGGACTTTTCTATGTGAAAAAGATCGTTCAGCAACATCACTGGAAAATATCTGTTGAGAATAATAAAGATGAAGGAATTACCACAACTTTGTTTTTTCCGTTTTAA
- a CDS encoding DUF1573 domain-containing protein, which yields MKNLKITALLAVMAFSPFYANVFPIEGTSLVKAVAEAIKWKSESIDVGNIPQGKPKAIRFEFKNTSTKPIIIENVAPSCGCTAAKYSDKPIQPGKMGFVEASYNAANAGAFVKTVNVTTSDSKTPKTLSFKGTVVAS from the coding sequence ATGAAAAATTTGAAAATTACAGCATTATTGGCAGTTATGGCATTTTCACCATTTTATGCTAATGTATTCCCAATCGAAGGAACTTCTCTAGTAAAAGCAGTTGCAGAAGCGATCAAGTGGAAATCAGAATCAATCGACGTTGGAAACATTCCTCAGGGAAAACCAAAAGCAATTAGATTTGAATTTAAAAATACATCTACAAAGCCAATCATTATAGAAAACGTAGCTCCATCATGTGGTTGTACTGCAGCGAAGTATTCTGATAAACCAATTCAACCAGGCAAAATGGGCTTTGTTGAAGCTAGCTACAATGCAGCAAATGCAGGTGCGTTTGTAAAAACTGTAAACGTTACTACAAGTGATAGCAAAACGCCTAAAACTCTTTCTTTCAAAGGAACAGTGGTAGCGTCATAA
- a CDS encoding SDR family oxidoreductase translates to MNQYTQPMLREDALKDKVAIVTGGGSGLGKAMTKYFLQLGAKVVITSRNLEKLQGTAKELEEETGGKVLCVACDVRNWDEVEAMKEAALKEFGRIDILLNNAAGNFISPTERLTHSAFDSILDIVLKGTKNCTLSIGKHWIDSKTPGTVLNIVTTYAWTGSAYVVPSACAKAGVLAMTRSLAVEWGKYNIRFNAIAPGPFPTKGAWDRLLPGDMKDQFDLAKKNPLKRVGEHQELANLAAYLVSDFSSFVNGEVVTIDGGEWLQGAGEFNMLEDIPQEMWDALETMIKAKKSN, encoded by the coding sequence ATGAATCAATATACTCAGCCCATGTTGCGGGAAGATGCCCTGAAAGATAAAGTTGCCATCGTAACCGGTGGCGGAAGCGGTCTTGGGAAAGCAATGACCAAATATTTTCTTCAGCTAGGTGCGAAAGTAGTAATAACTTCAAGAAATCTGGAGAAATTACAGGGAACAGCCAAAGAACTGGAAGAAGAAACAGGCGGAAAAGTTCTTTGCGTTGCATGTGACGTGAGAAATTGGGATGAAGTTGAAGCGATGAAGGAAGCCGCTTTGAAAGAATTCGGAAGAATTGATATTTTACTGAATAATGCAGCAGGAAATTTCATTTCGCCAACAGAAAGATTGACGCATTCTGCTTTTGATTCTATTTTAGATATCGTTTTAAAGGGAACGAAAAACTGTACACTTTCTATCGGAAAACACTGGATCGATTCTAAAACTCCCGGAACAGTTTTAAATATCGTGACAACCTATGCCTGGACGGGTTCTGCATATGTCGTTCCATCAGCTTGCGCAAAAGCAGGAGTTTTGGCAATGACTAGATCTTTGGCTGTTGAATGGGGAAAATATAATATCCGTTTTAACGCTATTGCGCCGGGACCTTTTCCTACAAAGGGTGCTTGGGATAGATTGCTGCCGGGTGATATGAAAGATCAGTTTGATTTAGCTAAAAAAAATCCGTTGAAAAGAGTAGGAGAACATCAGGAACTGGCAAATCTTGCCGCTTATTTAGTTTCCGATTTTTCATCTTTTGTAAATGGTGAAGTGGTTACTATTGATGGGGGAGAGTGGCTGCAGGGAGCAGGTGAGTTTAATATGCTCGAAGATATTCCGCAGGAAATGTGGGATGCTTTAGAAACGATGATTAAAGCAAAGAAATCAAATTAA